In Amycolatopsis sulphurea, one genomic interval encodes:
- a CDS encoding tryptorubin family RiPP precursor, with protein MKFVRLVKNILPTKSLKAYAWYNWI; from the coding sequence GTGAAATTCGTCCGCCTGGTGAAGAATATTCTGCCCACCAAGAGTCTCAAAGCCTACGCCTGGTACAACTGGATCTGA